The genomic stretch TAGAACAGTTACTAATAAAATTCCTAGTGGAATATTCTTTTTGGCTTTTTTTGTAACAGCAGAAACAGCAACAGGTCCCATAGTTGTTCCCTGACAAGCCCAACCCATTATAGCAATTGCAGATATAAAACCTGAAAATCCATTTCTAAAAAAATTTTCTTCTGAAAAATATCCACTTTCTACTTTTGAAACTCCAAAAACAATAAATATAAAAATAGAAACTATTAAAATAACTGTCATAATACTATTTATAGTAGAAATAAATTTTGAGCCTTTTATTGTTGCAGCAAATAATAAAGTAATTATTAAAATAGCAATTATTTGACTGTAATTCAAAAGAGTAGGAAATATAATACTAGCATAGTTTATAATAGCAATACTATACATAGCAATTGAGAAACCATTAGTAAAATTTACATATGCGCTTATTCCTGAAAAAAAAGGATTAAATGTTATTGCTTTTTGGTTATAATCTCCACCTTTAAAAGTAAACATTGAAGAAAGAAGTACATTGTAAAAATAAGCTAGCAGCATAAATAAACAGCCAACACCTACAGCTAAAACAATAGATTTACCTGTAAAATTAATCCCTGATCCCATTAAAACAAAAATTCCAGAACCAATAGCACCTCCAAAACCTAGGCAGATAATATCAAATAAATTCAAATTTTTAGCTTCAATTTTACTTTCATTTTTCATAATATCTCCTCCTTTATATATTAGAAACTTAATAATTAAGTACCTTAACTATTTTTAGTATAATTGATTTTTCATGAAAAAGCAAGATAAAGATAAATATAAAATTTATATGTGTTATTGATATTATCAATAAATTATGTTATATTAAAAACACATAACATTGGAGGTTTTATAGTGGATAATAAAAAGCTATATGAAAAAGAAATTTTAAATGCACAAATAGAAACAAATGAAGATGAAAAATTAGTTAATGATAGATATAAAAAATTAAATGGAATAATGGAGCCTATGTATGATTTTATTTTAGCTTATTCAAATTATTATTCTATTAGAAGAGACTATGGTTCTGGTGAAAAATTTACAATGATAGAAATACATATTTTAACTGAAATATATGATAACTCTGGAATTACTGTTACTGAATTAGCTGAAAAATGGTGTAGAACAAGTAGTGCTATTTCACAAACTGTTAGAAAATTAATGAAATGGGGGCTTATAAATAGAATAGGTAATGAAAATAATGGAAAAATTTATCATTTAACTATTACAGAAAAAGGAAAAGAATTAGCTTCATTGCATAAAAAATATGATAATTTAGATATAGTGAAAACTAAAAAAAAGTTATTAAAAAAATTTACAATAGAAGAATTAATAGCTTTTGATAAAATATGTAAAGAGTATACAAATATTTTAAGATATAAAAAAGAGAAAAAATAAATTTCTCTTTTTTTATAATTCTCCAAATTTTTCTAGTGCTTTTTTTCTTAATTCTTCTCTAAATTTAGGATGAGCAATTTCAATTAAAAGTTTTGCTCTTTCTCTTAAAGTTTTTCCTCTTAAATGAGCAATTCCATATTCTGTTATAACATAGTCCACATCATTTCTTGAAGTAGTAACTGGAGTCCCCTCATCAAAAGCAAAAACTATTCTTGAAATACTTTCTTTTGCGGTAGTTGAAGGTAAAGCTATTATAGACTTACCACCCTTAGACATTGTTGCACCTCTTACAAAATCAACTTGCCCACCAGGTCCACTAAATTGTTTAGAGTCTATATATTCTGCATTTACTTGTCCCATTAAATCAACTTGAATAGCTGAGTTAATAGAAACCATATTATCATTTTGAGCTATAATAATGGGATTATTTACATAATCAACAGGATGTAACTCTATTGCTGGATTATCATTTGCATAGTCATATAGTTTTTTACTTCCCATTAAAAATGTTGCTATTGCTTTATTAGGGTTAAGATTTTTCTTTTTATTTGTTATAACACCTAAGTTAATTAAATCTACAATTCCATCAGAAATCATTTCAGAATGTATCCCTAAATCTTTTTTTTCTTTTAAGAAATTTAAAACAGCTACTGGAATTGCACCAATTCCAAGTTGTAAAGTATCTCCATCTCTAACTAAACTTGCACAAAATCCTCCAATTTTTCTTTCAATTTCCCCAACAACTGGTGGTTGAACTTCTGGAATTGGAGTATCTTCTTCAATAATATAATCAATATCATCTATATGTACAAAACAATTTCCTAATGTTCTAGGCACAAACTTATTAATTTGTGCAATAACAATTTTTGCATTTTCAGTAGCAGATTTTGTATAATCACAAGAAAGACCATAGCTACAATATCCATGCTCATCAGGAGTGGATACTTGAAGTAACATGGCATCTAGTGCTAATTCACCATCTTTTCCAAATAATTTTGCAGTTTCAAAGAAGAATGTTGGAGTGTAATCTCCATATGAACTATTTGCTGCTTCCCTAGTTTTAGAACCAATAAATAATGCATTGTGCCTAAAATATTCTGAATTTTCCTCCTTTGCATATTCACTTTTTCCTACTGACAACAAATGAGCAATTTCTAATTTTTTAAATAATTTTTTATTTCTCACTAATGCTTCTGTTAAAACAGAAGATTCTGAACAGATATGCCCAAAAGAAATTCTTTTAGCATCTTTAATTTTTTGAATTGCTTCA from Fusobacterium hwasookii encodes the following:
- a CDS encoding acetyl-CoA hydrolase/transferase family protein, which codes for MKKWKESYKLKICTPDEAIQKIKDAKRISFGHICSESSVLTEALVRNKKLFKKLEIAHLLSVGKSEYAKEENSEYFRHNALFIGSKTREAANSSYGDYTPTFFFETAKLFGKDGELALDAMLLQVSTPDEHGYCSYGLSCDYTKSATENAKIVIAQINKFVPRTLGNCFVHIDDIDYIIEEDTPIPEVQPPVVGEIERKIGGFCASLVRDGDTLQLGIGAIPVAVLNFLKEKKDLGIHSEMISDGIVDLINLGVITNKKKNLNPNKAIATFLMGSKKLYDYANDNPAIELHPVDYVNNPIIIAQNDNMVSINSAIQVDLMGQVNAEYIDSKQFSGPGGQVDFVRGATMSKGGKSIIALPSTTAKESISRIVFAFDEGTPVTTSRNDVDYVITEYGIAHLRGKTLRERAKLLIEIAHPKFREELRKKALEKFGEL
- a CDS encoding APC family permease, whose product is MKNESKIEAKNLNLFDIICLGFGGAIGSGIFVLMGSGINFTGKSIVLAVGVGCLFMLLAYFYNVLLSSMFTFKGGDYNQKAITFNPFFSGISAYVNFTNGFSIAMYSIAIINYASIIFPTLLNYSQIIAILIITLLFAATIKGSKFISTINSIMTVILIVSIFIFIVFGVSKVESGYFSEENFFRNGFSGFISAIAIMGWACQGTTMGPVAVSAVTKKAKKNIPLGILLVTVLLAAVYFAMSYVAAGVLPIEEVSNKNLSLVAKEIFPYWIFVIFIIGGAVFAIATSMITAITMVRYPILKVAEDGWLPKICKKTTSSGYPWVVYLIFYIVSIVPVLLGFSLDVIVSLVMIPYMITNIYCNLTCIRIINKYPRQWENSILHMPKILIDIICILAALSALIVCYNLFILLDKSQMLLMLGILFLMSIFSIISIKTGNVSIENLEKNKEMIIQEALNEED
- a CDS encoding MarR family transcriptional regulator, with the translated sequence MDNKKLYEKEILNAQIETNEDEKLVNDRYKKLNGIMEPMYDFILAYSNYYSIRRDYGSGEKFTMIEIHILTEIYDNSGITVTELAEKWCRTSSAISQTVRKLMKWGLINRIGNENNGKIYHLTITEKGKELASLHKKYDNLDIVKTKKKLLKKFTIEELIAFDKICKEYTNILRYKKEKK